From one Coffea eugenioides isolate CCC68of chromosome 11, Ceug_1.0, whole genome shotgun sequence genomic stretch:
- the LOC113752002 gene encoding uncharacterized protein LOC113752002 encodes MEEVLVSALKRFDLSEKEVEGIDLDDEDVELSVQDCRGSLVGRIMGDKIANFTGVKNFTNHVWGYPRNLRVTEIGPNVFQFQFEKEVERERVLRGGPWIMDNQVLVIREWSAGFEKKIECFRFSPLWIQIWNLPTHWMSSAAGVKIGRVFRNVKDVILPPGGGKEGKHMKILAEIDLLQPLIRGTTVKLNGEVVWVEFKYERCPDFCYKCGIIGHGDKVCKLEMNLNQTHREAQFGPWMRAGNIMFSPIREGTGKEMVVKIHTTGQGEGRVESYRTMEGLDTGKQTERKGITEGGGKDRK; translated from the coding sequence ATGGAGGAAGTTCTTGTTAGTGCACTGAAAAGGTTTGATCTATCAGAAAAAGAGGTGGAAGGAATAGATCTAGATGATGAGGATGTGGAACTAAGTGTGCAGGACTGCAGGGGAAGTCTAGTGGGGAGAATAATGGGTGACAAGATTGCTAATTTCACAGGAGTAAAAAATTTCACTAATCATGTCTGGGGGTATCCCAGAAACTTAAGAGTGACGGAAATAGGACCCAATGTTTTTCAGTTTCAGTTTGAGAAGGAGGTTGAAAGGGAAAGAGTGCTAAGAGGAGGACCATGGATTATGGACAATCAAGTGTTAGTGATCAGAGAATGGAGTGCTggctttgaaaagaaaattgagTGCTTCAGATTCTCACCACTATGGATTCAGATCTGGAACTTGCCAACCCACTGGATGAGCAGTGCAGCGGGAGTAAAGATTGGAAGGGTATTTCGAAATGTAAAGGATGTCATTCTGCCTCCAGGAGGGGGGAAAGAGGGGAAGCACATGAAGATATTGGCAGAGATTGACCTATTACAACCTCTTATTAGAGGCACTACAGTAAAGCTTAATGGGGAAGTAGTCTGGGTAGAATTCAAGTATGAAAGATGCCCAGATTTCTGCTATAAATGTGGGATAATAGGTCATGGAGATAAGGTGTGTAAActggaaatgaatttgaatcagACGCATAGAGAGGCTCAGTTTGGACCGTGGATGAGAGCAGGAAACATTATGTTTTCTCCAATTAGGGAAGGTACTGGGAAGGAAATGGTGGTAAAAATCCATACCACAGGACAAGGGGAGGGAAGAGTTGAATCATATAGGACAATGGAAGGCCTGGATACAGGGAAGCAAACTGAAAGGAAAGGAATAACAGAAGGGGGAGGAAAAGATAGGAAATGA